One region of Flavobacterium sp. KACC 22763 genomic DNA includes:
- the fabV gene encoding enoyl-ACP reductase FabV codes for MIIEPRMRGFICLTAHPTGAEQNVKNQIEYVKSKGEIAGAKKVLVIGASTGFGLASRITSAFGSGASTIGVFFEKPPVEGKTASPGWYNSAAFEKEAHKAGLYAKSINGDAFSNEIKRETLDLIKADLGQVDLVIYSLASPVRTNPNTGVTHRSVLKPIGQTFTNKTVDFHTGKVSDVSIAPANEEDIENTVAVMGGEDWAMWIDALKAENLLAEGATTVAYSYIGPALTEAVYRKGTIGRAKDHLEATAFTISDSLQSIGGKAYVSVNKALVTQASSAIPVIPLYISLLYKIMKEEGIHEGCIEQIQRLFQDRLYNGSEVPVDEKGRIRIDDWEMREDVQGKVAKLWLEATTETLPEIGDLAGYRNDFLNLFGFEVPGVDYNADTNEVVEIESIK; via the coding sequence ATGATTATAGAACCTAGAATGAGAGGATTTATTTGTTTGACTGCCCATCCAACGGGAGCTGAGCAAAATGTAAAAAATCAAATCGAATACGTAAAATCTAAAGGAGAAATCGCTGGTGCTAAAAAAGTTTTAGTTATTGGTGCTTCTACAGGTTTCGGATTGGCTTCAAGAATTACTAGTGCTTTTGGTTCTGGTGCATCAACAATTGGAGTGTTTTTTGAAAAACCGCCAGTTGAAGGAAAAACAGCTTCTCCAGGATGGTACAATTCTGCAGCGTTTGAAAAAGAAGCTCATAAAGCAGGTTTATATGCAAAAAGTATTAATGGTGATGCATTCTCAAACGAAATTAAGAGAGAAACTCTAGATTTAATCAAAGCAGATTTAGGTCAGGTAGATCTTGTAATTTATAGTTTAGCTTCTCCAGTACGTACAAATCCAAATACTGGTGTTACACACCGTTCAGTTCTAAAACCAATTGGACAAACATTCACAAATAAAACGGTTGATTTCCATACAGGAAAAGTTTCAGATGTTTCAATTGCTCCTGCAAACGAAGAAGATATTGAAAATACTGTTGCTGTTATGGGTGGAGAAGACTGGGCAATGTGGATTGATGCTTTGAAAGCTGAAAATTTATTAGCTGAAGGAGCTACAACAGTTGCTTATTCTTATATTGGGCCAGCGTTAACTGAGGCAGTTTACCGTAAAGGAACAATCGGTCGTGCAAAAGATCACTTAGAAGCTACAGCGTTTACTATTTCAGATTCTTTGCAATCTATCGGAGGAAAAGCATATGTTTCTGTAAATAAAGCTTTAGTTACGCAAGCAAGTTCTGCAATTCCTGTAATTCCATTATATATTTCTCTTTTATACAAAATCATGAAAGAAGAAGGAATTCATGAAGGTTGTATTGAGCAAATCCAGCGTTTATTCCAAGACAGATTATACAATGGTTCTGAAGTTCCTGTTGATGAAAAAGGAAGAATCAGAATCGACGACTGGGAAATGCGTGAAGATGTTCAGGGAAAAGTGGCTAAACTTTGGTTGGAAGCTACAACTGAAACATTGCCAGAAATCGGTGATTTAGCAGGATACAGAAATGATTTCTTAAATTTATTCGGATTTGAAGTTCCTGGTGTTGATTACAACGCAGACACAAATGAAGTTGTTGAGATCGAAAGTATCAAATAA
- a CDS encoding glycosyltransferase yields the protein MIFSLIIPVYNRPDEVDELLESLSKSDYNEAFEIVLVEDGSSVPCRDVVMNYQGKLNISYYFKENSGPGDSRNFGMQRARGDYFIIFDSDCIIPSQYLTEVRKELDASYVDCFGGPDKALDSFSDIQKAINFAMTSFLTTGGIRGGSEKINKFQPRSFNMGISKKAFEASKGFGNIHPGEDPDLSIRLWNLGFETRLFKEAYVYHKRRIDWEKFSIQVNKFGIARPILNSWYPEHNKLTFFFPTFFILGLLLAFLLLIFNIDILLQLYFVYFVIIFLTASVQNKSIKIGYLSVIAVWKQFYGYGTGFLKSYVKVILLKKKPQEAFPRMFFTL from the coding sequence ATGATTTTTTCTTTAATTATACCCGTGTATAATCGTCCAGATGAAGTTGATGAGCTTTTAGAAAGTCTCTCAAAATCTGATTATAATGAAGCTTTTGAAATTGTTCTTGTCGAAGATGGATCTTCAGTTCCATGTAGAGATGTGGTGATGAATTATCAAGGAAAATTAAATATTTCATATTACTTTAAAGAAAACTCAGGTCCTGGAGATTCTAGGAATTTTGGTATGCAGAGGGCTAGAGGTGATTATTTTATCATTTTTGACTCAGATTGTATTATTCCATCGCAATATTTGACAGAAGTTCGTAAAGAATTAGATGCCAGTTATGTGGATTGTTTTGGAGGGCCAGATAAAGCGCTTGATAGTTTTTCAGACATTCAGAAAGCTATCAATTTTGCTATGACTTCATTTCTTACAACTGGAGGAATTAGAGGAGGCTCTGAGAAAATTAATAAGTTCCAGCCCCGTAGCTTTAACATGGGAATTTCTAAGAAAGCTTTTGAGGCTTCAAAAGGTTTTGGAAACATACACCCAGGAGAAGATCCGGATCTATCTATCCGTTTATGGAATCTTGGATTTGAAACAAGGCTTTTTAAAGAAGCTTACGTGTATCATAAAAGAAGAATTGACTGGGAGAAATTTTCAATTCAGGTTAATAAATTTGGAATTGCTAGACCAATTTTAAATAGCTGGTATCCAGAACATAATAAATTGACTTTTTTCTTTCCGACATTTTTTATACTCGGATTATTATTAGCTTTTTTATTGTTAATTTTCAATATCGATATTTTATTACAATTATATTTCGTATATTTCGTTATAATTTTTCTTACAGCCAGTGTTCAAAACAAAAGCATCAAAATTGGATACTTGTCTGTGATAGCTGTGTGGAAACAGTTTTATGGTTACGGAACAGGTTTTTTAAAATCATATGTAAAAGTGATTTTGTTAAAGAAAAAACCGCAAGAAGCTTTTCCGCGTATGTTTTTTACATTATAA
- the coaE gene encoding dephospho-CoA kinase (Dephospho-CoA kinase (CoaE) performs the final step in coenzyme A biosynthesis.), translating to MTKVIGLTGGIGSGKTTVANYFEEMGVPVYIADDGAKRVMQSKNILAEVKSAFGGNIFDDDILNRAKLAQVVFNDKEQLAKLNAIVHPAVKLDFEEWVKEHKNHDYVIYEAAILFESGRYKDCDVIITVTAPIEVRVERVIKRDKTTREQVLSRMKMQWDDEKRISKSNFVINNNNLKNAKEEVVKILKILNIKQKQS from the coding sequence ATGACAAAAGTTATTGGTCTTACAGGAGGAATTGGCAGCGGTAAAACTACTGTTGCAAACTATTTTGAAGAAATGGGCGTTCCTGTTTATATTGCTGATGACGGTGCTAAAAGAGTAATGCAGTCAAAAAATATCCTTGCAGAAGTGAAATCTGCTTTTGGTGGCAACATTTTTGATGATGATATTTTAAATCGTGCCAAATTAGCACAGGTTGTTTTTAATGATAAAGAGCAATTAGCAAAATTGAATGCAATTGTACATCCCGCAGTAAAATTAGATTTTGAAGAGTGGGTGAAAGAACATAAAAATCATGATTATGTAATTTATGAAGCTGCTATCTTATTTGAAAGTGGCCGATATAAAGATTGTGATGTAATTATCACTGTGACAGCTCCAATAGAAGTTAGAGTTGAGCGAGTGATAAAACGAGATAAAACAACCCGCGAGCAAGTTTTAAGCAGAATGAAAATGCAGTGGGATGATGAAAAACGAATTTCTAAGAGCAATTTCGTGATTAATAACAATAATCTTAAAAATGCTAAAGAAGAAGTTGTTAAAATTCTTAAAATTTTAAATATAAAACAAAAACAGTCTTAA
- a CDS encoding sensor histidine kinase: MNKLFFRILVLLMSLSLIGIILVQVFWFNSSFKNNEEQFKYHVTQVIGNVADKLEQQEEYSFYDKYNRIKDSTGKIPKKEDLLQVFYVQRNTKTNKTIVYSNTLTSEDYDINGSVFNKKFSSERFKNFSSKRVTEVYNNNNGIDNNNSLGQSIIPDLKIEKSGSLDILNKVQQQIQYKDIASLTPIEGRITKDKLFKLLKKELEEYGVKTKFEFGIYSSGNPTKIKSDGFHYDKEATYSIPIYTDNEGNSRYELSVTFPHKKKFLLSELLSITILSIVFTLIIIVAYTSALNQLLRQKHISEIKTDFINNMTHEFKTPIATINLALDAIRSPKVIEDKEKVYRYLQMIRDENKRMHAQVENVLRISKLEKRELDITKEPTVVTDIIDDAIEHVNLILEDRQGTVEKHYNAARTTVLINEVHFTNVLVNILENAIKYSPDAPKIEIFTENVKDMILIKVKDHGLGMSKIAQKRVFEKFYREHTGDLHNVKGHGLGLAYVKRIVEDHNGQVYVESEKGKGSTFIIKIPLIN; the protein is encoded by the coding sequence ATGAATAAATTATTTTTTAGAATACTTGTTTTATTGATGAGTCTGTCCTTGATAGGGATAATTCTGGTTCAAGTATTTTGGTTCAATTCTTCGTTCAAAAATAATGAAGAGCAGTTTAAATACCACGTTACTCAAGTAATTGGAAATGTTGCAGATAAGCTGGAACAACAAGAAGAGTACAGTTTCTACGACAAATATAACCGTATAAAAGACAGTACGGGTAAAATTCCAAAAAAAGAAGATTTATTGCAAGTATTTTACGTTCAGAGAAATACTAAAACCAATAAAACAATTGTTTATTCTAATACCTTGACATCTGAAGATTATGATATCAATGGTTCGGTTTTTAACAAAAAATTCAGCAGTGAGCGTTTTAAAAATTTTAGTTCTAAAAGAGTAACTGAAGTTTATAATAACAACAATGGAATTGATAATAATAACAGTTTAGGACAAAGTATTATTCCTGATCTTAAAATTGAAAAATCAGGAAGCTTAGATATATTAAATAAAGTTCAGCAGCAAATTCAATATAAAGACATTGCTTCTTTAACTCCAATTGAAGGGAGAATAACAAAAGATAAGCTTTTTAAATTATTAAAGAAAGAGCTCGAAGAATATGGCGTAAAAACCAAATTTGAATTTGGGATATACAGCAGTGGCAATCCGACAAAGATAAAATCAGACGGATTTCATTATGATAAAGAAGCTACTTACAGTATTCCGATATATACAGATAATGAAGGAAACAGCAGATATGAACTCTCTGTGACATTTCCTCATAAAAAGAAGTTCTTATTGTCCGAATTATTAAGTATTACTATCTTATCGATAGTCTTTACATTAATTATAATTGTAGCATATACGAGTGCCTTAAATCAGTTATTGCGTCAGAAACATATTTCTGAAATTAAAACAGATTTCATTAATAACATGACGCATGAGTTTAAAACGCCAATTGCCACTATTAACTTAGCATTAGATGCGATTAGAAGCCCTAAGGTTATTGAAGATAAAGAGAAAGTTTATCGTTATCTTCAAATGATTAGGGATGAAAATAAGAGAATGCACGCTCAGGTCGAAAATGTTCTGCGTATTTCTAAACTAGAAAAAAGGGAGCTTGATATTACAAAAGAACCTACTGTAGTAACAGACATTATTGACGATGCAATTGAGCATGTTAATCTAATTTTGGAAGACAGACAAGGAACTGTCGAAAAGCATTATAATGCAGCCAGAACAACAGTTTTGATAAATGAAGTTCATTTTACAAACGTATTGGTTAATATTTTAGAAAATGCAATCAAATATTCTCCAGATGCGCCTAAGATTGAAATTTTTACTGAGAATGTGAAGGACATGATTCTGATAAAAGTAAAAGATCATGGTTTAGGAATGAGTAAGATAGCTCAGAAACGAGTTTTTGAGAAGTTTTACCGAGAACATACCGGAGATCTTCATAATGTAAAAGGACACGGTTTAGGATTGGCATATGTGAAAAGAATAGTGGAAGATCACAACGGTCAAGTATATGTAGAAAGCGAAAAAGGAAAAGGTAGCACCTTTATAATAAAAATACCATTAATAAATTAA
- a CDS encoding response regulator transcription factor, with protein MENTNKRILLVEDDLNFGAVLKDYLMLNDFEVTLAKNGMEGFEKFKKDVYDLCILDVMMPYKDGYTLAKEIREKNSEVPIIFLTAKSMKEDVLKGYKAGADDYLNKPFDSEVLLMKIKAIIQRKSADTKAEQVQFEFNIGKFHLNSKLRFLTFQDEEPIKLSPKENELLKMLILHENDLMPRELALTKIWRDDNYFTSRSMDVYIAKLRKYLKADEDVEILNIHGEGFRLVVKSKVSE; from the coding sequence ATGGAAAATACTAACAAAAGAATACTTTTAGTAGAAGATGACCTAAATTTTGGGGCGGTTCTTAAAGATTATCTAATGTTAAATGACTTTGAAGTTACTTTAGCTAAAAACGGTATGGAAGGTTTCGAGAAATTCAAGAAGGATGTATACGATTTGTGCATTCTTGATGTAATGATGCCTTATAAAGATGGTTACACTTTGGCCAAAGAAATTAGAGAGAAGAACAGTGAAGTACCAATTATATTCTTGACAGCAAAATCTATGAAAGAAGATGTGTTAAAAGGATATAAAGCGGGTGCTGACGACTATTTAAATAAACCTTTTGATTCTGAAGTTCTTTTAATGAAAATTAAAGCAATCATTCAAAGAAAATCAGCTGATACAAAAGCAGAGCAAGTACAGTTTGAATTTAATATTGGTAAGTTCCACTTAAATTCAAAATTGAGATTCCTTACTTTCCAAGATGAGGAACCGATTAAATTATCTCCAAAAGAAAATGAATTGCTTAAAATGTTAATTCTTCATGAAAATGACTTAATGCCAAGAGAATTAGCGTTAACAAAAATTTGGAGAGATGACAACTACTTTACTTCAAGAAGTATGGACGTTTACATCGCTAAATTGAGAAAATACTTAAAAGCTGATGAAGACGTTGAAATCTTGAACATTCACGGAGAAGGTTTCAGATTGGTAGTAAAAAGCAAAGTTTCTGAATAA
- a CDS encoding RtcB family protein: MGNKLSGKDLIKLGFPKNNSINIALGQINRYRKREKKESILTEAKDVLLNPEKYEGNGTWGKVAEGLIKPVQVRMHQLKNTRAPFKIFGENEIDEQAKFQLYDSLKLPISVAGALMPDAHSGYGLPIGGVLATDNAVIPYGVGVDIGCRMSLSIFDLPASHFKGKEHQLEAILKDNTKFGMYETHASRVDHEVFYNSGFQDIPLLKNLLPKAYKQLGTSGGGNHFVEFGIAKIENPENEWKLEKGEYFAVLSHSGSRGLGANIAKHYTYLATKQCPLPKNVQHLAWLDLNTHDGQEYWLAMNLAGEYAKACHDDIHRRIAKAIGKRVVVTIENHHNFAWKEMVNGQECIVHRKGATPASEGQLGIIPGSMTAPGFIVKGKGNSESLNSASHGAGRLFSRAKCKSSFTQSQINKELKKHEVTLIGGNIDEAPMAYKDIEKVMANQTDLVEVLGTFTPKIVRMDR, from the coding sequence ATGGGAAATAAATTATCTGGAAAAGACCTGATTAAATTAGGTTTTCCAAAGAACAATTCAATAAACATTGCCTTAGGGCAGATAAACAGATATAGGAAAAGAGAAAAAAAAGAATCTATTCTAACAGAAGCAAAAGATGTTTTGCTAAATCCTGAAAAGTATGAAGGAAATGGAACTTGGGGAAAAGTTGCCGAAGGTTTGATTAAGCCTGTTCAAGTTCGAATGCATCAGCTTAAAAATACCAGAGCACCTTTTAAAATTTTTGGCGAAAATGAAATCGATGAGCAGGCAAAATTTCAACTATATGATTCGTTGAAACTGCCAATTTCTGTTGCTGGGGCTTTGATGCCAGACGCGCACTCAGGTTACGGATTGCCAATTGGAGGAGTTTTAGCGACTGACAATGCTGTAATTCCTTATGGAGTTGGTGTCGATATTGGATGCAGAATGAGTCTTTCCATTTTTGATTTGCCAGCTTCTCATTTTAAAGGAAAAGAACATCAATTGGAAGCTATTTTGAAAGACAATACCAAATTCGGAATGTATGAAACGCATGCTTCAAGAGTAGATCATGAAGTGTTTTATAATAGTGGATTTCAAGATATTCCATTATTGAAAAATCTTTTACCAAAAGCCTATAAGCAATTAGGAACTTCTGGAGGAGGAAATCATTTTGTAGAATTTGGAATTGCTAAAATTGAAAATCCTGAGAACGAATGGAAGCTTGAAAAAGGTGAGTATTTCGCGGTTCTTTCGCATAGCGGTTCTCGTGGATTAGGTGCGAATATTGCGAAACATTATACGTATTTGGCAACAAAACAATGTCCGTTACCCAAAAATGTGCAGCATTTGGCGTGGTTAGATTTGAATACGCACGACGGTCAGGAATACTGGCTGGCGATGAATTTGGCTGGAGAATATGCAAAAGCTTGCCATGATGATATTCACAGAAGAATTGCTAAAGCGATAGGGAAAAGAGTAGTGGTAACAATTGAGAATCACCACAATTTTGCTTGGAAAGAAATGGTTAATGGTCAGGAATGTATTGTTCATAGAAAAGGAGCAACTCCAGCTAGTGAGGGACAATTAGGAATTATTCCAGGTTCAATGACTGCGCCAGGTTTTATTGTGAAAGGAAAAGGGAATTCTGAAAGTTTGAATTCTGCTTCGCATGGTGCGGGACGCTTGTTTTCGAGAGCAAAATGCAAAAGCAGTTTTACACAAAGTCAAATCAATAAAGAATTGAAGAAACATGAAGTGACTTTGATTGGAGGAAATATTGATGAAGCGCCAATGGCATATAAAGACATTGAAAAAGTAATGGCAAACCAAACCGATCTAGTTGAAGTTCTAGGAACTTTTACGCCAAAGATTGTTAGAATGGATCGCTAA
- the prfH gene encoding peptide chain release factor H — MEKIIQITAGRGPAECTWVVAQVLKKVLEEAEDQNLDVVLLQREKGEENGTIETASISVKGKNADMFVKSWIGTIQWIGQSQFRKMNKRKNWFVGIFEIEQQESSLVSENDIQYQAMRSSGAGGQHVNKVSSAIRATHIPTGIAVVAMDSRSQHQNKKLATERLLKKIEDEKLVQLKNHVGKQWENQLNVERGNPVRVFAGSDFKKNKVEKSYKGTRQKLKNDLRNENN, encoded by the coding sequence ATGGAAAAAATAATTCAGATAACAGCGGGTCGCGGACCTGCAGAATGCACTTGGGTTGTTGCCCAAGTGCTTAAAAAAGTCTTGGAAGAAGCCGAAGATCAGAATTTGGATGTGGTTTTACTCCAAAGAGAAAAAGGAGAAGAAAATGGAACGATTGAAACTGCATCTATTTCTGTAAAAGGGAAAAATGCCGATATGTTTGTGAAATCTTGGATAGGAACTATTCAATGGATTGGGCAAAGTCAGTTTAGGAAAATGAACAAACGCAAAAACTGGTTTGTTGGAATTTTTGAAATTGAACAGCAGGAAAGCAGTTTAGTTTCAGAAAATGATATTCAGTATCAAGCCATGAGAAGTTCAGGAGCTGGCGGCCAGCATGTGAACAAGGTGAGTTCGGCAATTCGGGCAACACATATTCCGACTGGAATTGCAGTTGTGGCAATGGACAGCCGTTCTCAGCATCAAAACAAAAAACTGGCAACAGAAAGATTATTAAAAAAAATAGAAGACGAGAAATTAGTTCAGCTTAAAAATCATGTTGGAAAACAATGGGAAAATCAGCTTAATGTAGAGCGTGGAAATCCAGTGAGAGTTTTTGCAGGAAGCGATTTTAAGAAGAACAAAGTAGAGAAAAGCTACAAAGGAACTCGTCAGAAATTGAAAAACGATTTACGAAATGAAAACAACTGA
- a CDS encoding acyl-[acyl-carrier-protein] thioesterase, giving the protein MPISPNFTSVLSKDWEINFTQCTPTGFLKYTDLCNILQLTAAAHSEIGGISFYDMQEFHQAWVLSRMRVEVHALPKWQDVVTVKTWINSLENSRSVRALEMYVNGKKIVGCETYWAVFNTQARRPEALALPYEHFELFPENRATKEGFSKININHEKEAVFEKTVYLSDLDIVNHVNNVKYLEWCLDHVDPKRIMKQEVKSFEMNFMKELSLQDNVVIHESEDDDHTTATFSITKGEKTCFALELHWK; this is encoded by the coding sequence ATGCCAATATCACCCAATTTCACATCAGTTTTAAGCAAAGACTGGGAAATCAATTTCACGCAATGCACGCCAACCGGATTTTTAAAATATACCGATTTGTGTAATATTCTACAATTAACTGCCGCTGCACATTCAGAAATTGGAGGAATTAGCTTTTATGACATGCAGGAATTTCACCAAGCTTGGGTTTTAAGCCGAATGCGTGTTGAAGTTCACGCTTTACCAAAATGGCAAGATGTTGTAACCGTAAAAACATGGATTAATAGCTTAGAAAATTCACGTTCTGTCCGTGCGTTGGAAATGTATGTTAACGGTAAAAAAATAGTAGGCTGTGAAACATATTGGGCTGTTTTTAACACACAAGCGCGTCGTCCTGAAGCTTTAGCACTTCCTTACGAACACTTCGAATTATTCCCAGAAAACAGAGCTACAAAAGAAGGCTTTTCAAAAATCAACATCAATCATGAAAAAGAAGCTGTTTTCGAAAAAACAGTTTATCTGTCAGATTTAGATATTGTAAATCACGTAAATAACGTAAAATATCTAGAATGGTGTTTGGATCATGTTGATCCCAAAAGAATCATGAAACAGGAAGTTAAAAGCTTCGAAATGAATTTCATGAAAGAACTTTCATTACAAGATAATGTGGTAATCCACGAAAGCGAAGACGACGATCATACTACAGCAACTTTCAGCATTACAAAAGGCGAAAAAACTTGTTTTGCTTTAGAATTGCATTGGAAGTAA
- the miaA gene encoding tRNA (adenosine(37)-N6)-dimethylallyltransferase MiaA produces the protein MKYLITIVGPTAIGKTALSIALAQHFKCEIVSCDSRQFFKEMTIGTAVPNQEELNSAQHHFIQNKSIFENYTVGDYEKEALTKIEELFQNNDLAILIGGSGLYVDAILKGFDEFPEIDPKVRTEVNSNYEKLGIEYLQDQLKNLDPDYYQKITLENPQTLQNPQRMMRFVEVCIGSQKPYSSFLNLKKNNRNFTPILVGLDADREIIYSRINQRVDIMMNEGLLKEAEALYPNKALNALQTVGYRELFSYFDGEFTLPFAIEEIKKNTRRFSKRQLTWFKRNENTKWFDYATDRKEIINYIENLLK, from the coding sequence ATGAAATACCTAATCACCATTGTCGGACCAACAGCTATAGGCAAAACAGCCTTGAGTATTGCTTTGGCGCAACATTTTAAATGCGAAATCGTTTCTTGCGACAGCCGTCAGTTTTTCAAAGAAATGACCATCGGAACAGCAGTTCCAAATCAAGAAGAATTAAACTCTGCCCAACATCATTTCATTCAAAACAAATCTATTTTTGAAAACTACACTGTTGGCGATTACGAAAAAGAAGCTTTAACCAAAATCGAAGAATTATTTCAAAACAATGATCTTGCAATTCTTATTGGCGGCTCAGGATTATATGTCGATGCTATTTTAAAAGGATTTGACGAGTTTCCAGAAATCGACCCAAAAGTTCGTACAGAAGTAAATTCGAACTACGAAAAACTCGGAATTGAATATCTTCAAGATCAGCTAAAAAATTTAGATCCTGATTATTATCAAAAAATCACTTTAGAAAATCCTCAGACTTTACAAAACCCACAACGAATGATGCGTTTTGTAGAAGTTTGTATTGGTTCTCAAAAACCATATTCTTCTTTTTTAAATCTGAAAAAAAACAACAGAAACTTTACTCCTATTCTAGTTGGTTTAGATGCCGACAGAGAAATCATTTACAGCAGAATCAACCAGCGTGTTGATATCATGATGAATGAAGGATTATTGAAAGAAGCCGAAGCACTTTATCCTAACAAAGCGTTAAATGCGCTCCAAACGGTCGGTTATCGAGAATTATTTAGTTATTTTGACGGAGAATTTACGTTACCTTTCGCAATTGAAGAAATAAAAAAGAACACAAGAAGATTCTCCAAAAGGCAATTAACGTGGTTCAAACGAAACGAAAATACAAAATGGTTTGATTACGCAACTGATAGAAAAGAAATCATAAATTACATAGAAAATCTTCTAAAGTAA
- a CDS encoding ion transporter: MKNNKSQYEIFREKVKIVLYGTNTILGRMFDLVLLGLILLSVLLIMLDTVEGISSKYHDQLLICEWVITVFFTIEYVLRIISIQKPVKYIFSFYGIIDLLAVLPMYLSIFFPGASILSIVRALRFLRLFKILHIPQINHQSLQLKEAIEASKEKILVFIYFVLISTVIIGTVMYLVEGRESGFTSIPMGIYWTIVTLTTVGYGDISPQTPLGQFIAAFVMILGYGIIAVPTGIVTAEFAKSSLKNNSVSGKKTCRKCQSQVHFDNAKYCYECGTELPNN, encoded by the coding sequence ATGAAAAACAATAAATCACAATACGAAATCTTTAGAGAAAAAGTCAAAATCGTTCTGTATGGCACCAATACCATATTAGGCAGAATGTTCGATTTAGTATTGCTGGGTTTAATTTTACTGAGCGTACTTTTAATAATGCTCGATACCGTTGAAGGTATAAGCTCAAAATATCACGATCAATTATTGATATGCGAATGGGTAATTACCGTATTTTTCACCATAGAATATGTCCTGAGAATTATTTCAATTCAAAAACCCGTCAAATACATTTTTAGCTTTTACGGAATCATCGATTTGCTGGCCGTTTTGCCTATGTATTTGTCCATCTTTTTCCCTGGTGCGAGCATTTTATCAATCGTAAGAGCATTACGTTTTCTCCGATTATTCAAAATTTTGCATATTCCGCAAATCAACCATCAATCCCTGCAATTAAAAGAAGCTATAGAAGCTAGTAAAGAAAAAATTCTGGTTTTCATTTATTTCGTCTTAATCAGCACCGTAATCATTGGCACAGTAATGTATCTAGTTGAAGGCCGAGAATCAGGTTTTACCAGTATTCCAATGGGAATTTATTGGACAATTGTAACCTTAACAACAGTAGGCTACGGAGATATTTCACCCCAAACACCTCTTGGACAATTTATAGCAGCTTTTGTAATGATTTTAGGTTATGGAATCATCGCTGTTCCAACCGGAATTGTAACAGCCGAATTTGCTAAAAGCAGCTTAAAAAACAATTCAGTAAGCGGGAAAAAAACATGCAGAAAATGTCAGTCTCAAGTCCATTTTGACAATGCCAAATATTGTTACGAATGTGGAACTGAACTGCCAAATAATTAA